DNA sequence from the Labrys wisconsinensis genome:
ACATGCGCCGTCGAGATCGTGATCCCGCGCGCCTTCTCCTCGGGTGCCTTGTCGATCTGGTCATACGCCGTGAACGTCGCACCGCCCGTCTCGGCGAGAACCTTCGTGATCGCTGCCGTCAGAGACGTCTTCCCATGGTCGACGTGCCCGATCGTCCCGATGTTGCAGTGCGGCTTGTTGCGCTCAAATTTCTCTTTGGCCATCTCGCCCGTCCCTCATGACGTCTCATGTGAGCTGGGACCCGGCCCAGACATCGCAAAAACGGCGGCTGGTTACTGTGGAATCCGGTATGGTTCAAGCAGGAAGTTGCGAAGCGCGGCCGCTGGCGCCGATCAGGCGCCCGCAGGCGATGAATCTGGAGCGGGTGAAGGGAATCGAACCCTCGTATTCAGCTTGGAAGGCTGCTGCTCTACCATTGAGCTACACCCGCACGCAGAACCGGTCGGAGATGGTGGAGGGGGTTGGATTCGAACCAACGTAGGCTGAGCCAACGGATTTACAGTCCGTCCCCTTTAACCACTCGGGCACCCCTCCATCACGCCGTCCGCGACGAACCGCGGACGAAAAGCCGCCGCAGTGGCTCGGCGGCCTTTCGAGGGCGTGGTTATGGTGAGAGCGGCGAGGCCTGTCAACCGGAAAAGGGTGCGCTTGCGCACGGATCGCACATCCGTCCGTATCGCGACGCCGCGGTCGCGGCAGGAGCGCAGGGGCACCCCATGCCGCCGCGGCCCAACAAAGGGCTTTCCCGCAGCCTCGCGCCGTGCCAATCGGCTGGAAGGACGCAGGATCGGACATCCTGCCGGAGCACGGGCGGCATGAGCGGCAGGCCACGCGGGGGACGCGGACACGAACGGCGCGAGGAGACGAGGCGCATCGCCCCCGACATCGTCGTCCTCTACGGCTGGCATCCCGTACGGGAAGCGCTGCAGAACCCGGCGCGGCGCCTACGCCGGCTGCTCGCCACCGAGAACGCCCTGCGCCGGCTGCAGGAGGAGCGCGTCGAGCTCGGCCTGGCGCCGGAGATCGTCCGCCCCGGCGAGATCGACCGGCTGCTGACGCCCGACGCGGTGCACCAGGGCCTCTATCTCGAAGCCGATCCCCTGGCCGCCCCCGCCTTCGGCGACCTCGGTCCGAACGACGTCGTGCTGGTGCTCGACCAGATCACCGATCCCCACAATGTCGGGGCGATCGTGCGCTCGGCCGCGGCCTTCGCCGTGGCGGCGATCCTCACCACCGAGCGCCATTCCCCCGCCGCCACCGGCGTGCTGGCCAAGGCCGCCTCGGGCGGCCTGGAGCACGTGCCGATCGTTCACGTGCGCAACCTCGGCGACACGCTCGACGAGATGGGCGCCAACGGCGTCCTGCGCGTCGGCCTGGATTCGGAGGGAGCGGCCGTCCTCGACGAGACGCCCCTGCGCGGCCCGCTGGCTCTGGTGCTGGGCGCCGAGGACAAGGGTCTGCGCGTCCGCACCCGCTCGCTGTGCGACGCCCTCGCCCGCCTCGACATGCCCGGGGCGATCAAGAGCCTCAACGTCTCCAATGCCGCCGCCCTGGCGCTTTACGTCGCCCGCCGCGCCCTGCCGCCGGGAGGGCGGCGGCCATAGGCCCACCGGCTCGCCAGCGCGTGCCGCGGGCGACCACGGCCGGCGGCGCATGACGGCGGCGAATCGTCCGCTCGGCCAGCCTTGCGGGGAGGGCTGCCCGCTCGGCACGCCGCCGGCGGCCGCCCCCGGCGGTCTCGGATCGCCGGGGCGCCTCGTCGCGCTCATGTGCGTTGCCGATCTCGGCCCGCTGCCGGCGCCCGCTGCAGGATTTCCGCGTCCCGCCCTCGGGTCGGACGCGGCAATCCTGCAGACCTGGCCCAGGCCCCGGCAGAGCGGCTCGATGGGACCAACGCGCCGGTCAGTTGCAGACCTGCACGTCGCGGATTCCGGCCGCCGTCGATTGCGGCGCCCAGTAGCAGCCCAGATCAGCCGCGAGCGGAGCCCCGCCGTTCGGCGCCGTGCCCAATGGCGTCGCGGGAGCGGCGGCCGCCGGTGGGTCGGAGTGGTGATGGTGGTGACCGCCCTCGCCCCGATGCGCCCAGGCGGCAGGCGGAGCCGCGAAGGCCCCGGCGGCCAGCGTCAAGACAATGATAGCAATGCTTCTGCGCATGATAGATCCCCTTCGCACGCCCGCAGCAACACTGCGACCATGCTGTTGTCCATGATGACCATACCGGCGATATCGGATGAAATCCTCCACCGGCATCGCCACATTTGCTCCAAATCATGGGCAACAATGTGGAGTCTTCTGACAAATACATGATACAAATCGATCAATAGTCAGCACTTTCTCGTGATATTAAGGTGATTGTTTCTTATTATAAGAAGATTACGCGCCGATATTGCAGCTCATCGCCGTCTTTGCGGCTGGCAAGACCACCTGTCGGCGCCGCAACCCGGCCCGCGTGTCGCGGTTGCAGCCCGCGGCATGCGCCGCGGTCACGCCAACGTGCCTGCGGGTCACCATGGCCTCACCCCGACGTGATCGGGCATCAAGCCGAGTTGAGAGGGTGTGACCGGCTCCGGCCGGCCTGCCGGTCCGCGTATGATCGGAGGAGCGCGGCGCCGTCCGTCCGCCGCAGCATGCCCGCGTCCCGCCCTCGGATCGATCGCGGCAATCCTGCAGCCCCCGGCAGAGCCGCAGCGAGCGGAGCATCGCCGTCCGGCATCGTGCCGATCACCGCCGGCAGCCCGATCGTGCCAGATGGGTCGGGATGCGCGTCACCGCCCGGGCCACGGCGGTGGTTCCAGCCACGCTCGGTCGCTGCCGCCGGCAACGCGCGACGCGACCGGAGGGACGGCGG
Encoded proteins:
- a CDS encoding GTP-binding protein; protein product: MAKEKFERNKPHCNIGTIGHVDHGKTSLTAAITKVLAETGGATFTAYDQIDKAPEEKARGITISTAHV
- a CDS encoding TrmH family RNA methyltransferase, with protein sequence MSGRPRGGRGHERREETRRIAPDIVVLYGWHPVREALQNPARRLRRLLATENALRRLQEERVELGLAPEIVRPGEIDRLLTPDAVHQGLYLEADPLAAPAFGDLGPNDVVLVLDQITDPHNVGAIVRSAAAFAVAAILTTERHSPAATGVLAKAASGGLEHVPIVHVRNLGDTLDEMGANGVLRVGLDSEGAAVLDETPLRGPLALVLGAEDKGLRVRTRSLCDALARLDMPGAIKSLNVSNAAALALYVARRALPPGGRRP